TCTTTGAGAACTTGGAGATCACAGCTCATTATTGCAGAATTTTCTCATGGCTCTTACAGTCTAGATGTTCTAGATACTTGTAAGTTAATTTTATGCCCCCTTAGGCTAGATTTCAATTCACTGAGAGAATGGAACAAATCCATCTTTGATTTCCCACCCCCATTTCCTGGTCGCCGGCACCTACTTTGCCATAGGGCTTCATcagtgggaggtgggtggataggtggatgaGCCAGCCAAGAATGTTCATCCTAATGGAGCAGTACAGAACTGGCAACCCTGGGAAAATCCAATAGAGTGAATCAAGATGATGAACAACATTACAGGTAGTTTGACACTGCCCTTTCCCAAGCTGACCCTTCTCCTTTCCTACCCTGGTCCCCCAGGTTATCTTTGTCTGAGTTTCTTAGACAAAGGTAAACATTTCTGGCCAAAGAAATTGTTGCCTTTTACTTGTATAGaagttttgacttttaaaatttagagaCAGGTTCATTACAGCAGTGTGAACTCATCGTCGTCAAAGCCACTGCTTTGCCAACATCCTTTATCCATTTCCAGCTGCACTGGTTCAGATAGGTTGGTGTTCAAAACCTCATGAAACGTCAGAACCAGAAGGAGCATTAGAGACTAGTTAGTCCAGATTCTGTATTGTGTCAAtgaagaagggagaagaggaaagagagagctgTCATTTATTTTGTAACTATGTCCTTGTCATAATGCAATGCCTTATTTCCCCTCCTAACTCATGCCTGCTTCCCTGGGCTCACCACAGAGCTGTAGCTTGCAATCCCCCACTGTCAGCTATTACCATTCTTGAGTTACTAGATTAGCCTTTCTATAGGAAGCTGCCCCTGTCTCAAGCTTCCTTTAGGAGTGGCTTCTGTAATCATTCCCCAGAGCTCCCAGCTTTCAGAAAGATCTGGTGAGAGACACAGAAGGatcatttcatcctcacatcCTCAGATTGTTATCCAGTGGGATGGGTTTGGGCAGTGTCTGTGGGAGCAGTTATATTCACACATACAGTTAAATGCAGAAACACAAATGCACTCAAGTTTATGTATTCCTTTAAAGAAGCAAGGAGTGCTAAGAAAAGAGgctctctttctgctttcttttgcatCTACCAGATGGGGGCCAGCCTCAAAGAACTCATTGGTTCCTCTCATGACAGGAAAGGAGACTGGAGCTAGAGTTGCCTGGCACCAGAGCCCTCAGTTTCAGCTGAGGTCACTAAGCAATTTGGGAAATGGATAGGGGCTGCTGGAGAGAAATAACTCCTGCCCTTTTCAGATACGGCCAATTCCTGCTGTTGCCATTTACCTAAAGCCTGTCCTTATCTCTGCATCTTACAGCATCTCAGTCCTGGATTATCCTTGCTGTACCATCCAGGATTTGCCGGAGCTTACTACTGAAAGTCTGGTAAGCAGATGGGGATTTGGTAGCCTTTGAAATTGCTAGGTGGCACAGGTTGGCATTtgctctttcatttcttctccaaCCCCTTAATGCCCTGGTTTAAGAGTCTCAGATCAATGAAGGTATATTGGCAAGAGCACAGATGCAGCAGGGGTTTAGAGTTGCTGACCCAGTTGAGAAAGACCTGGAAAAGCTTAGCATAGCATTTTTTAGAGAAGAGGAAACAGCCAGTGAAAAACACTAAGGAGGAAAGGGAATTTAGAAACATAATGGGACTGAAATTTAGTGTGAATATCTATGCTAAATGCAGGAGAATCTCTTCTGGTCTAGCACAAATAATTATCTGTCTTCTTTCCGCTGTGCTACAGGGAGTTCACTTCTAATTTTCATATAGGTTATAAAACCTAGCAATGTGTACTTGAGAAAATACTTTGTCTAAGTCTCTCGGAGGCAAAAGTCTATATAGCCACAAAAGGACAGCCCAGAAAGTTTCTCATCTTGAAAACAGCTCTAGGCAAATCAGAAAAGTCACTCACAGTTATTCTCAATTCCATGAAACTGACTGAACGACAGCCATACTGAAGATGAGGTATCTACCTCATCATGTATTGCCACAGCTCCTTAGATATGCCACAATCCATACCTCCAGCCTGTTGCATTGTAATTATGCATTTGTGTCTGTTTCTTAATTTGACTGTAGAATCCTTGAAGGAAGAGATAGTATCATCATTTTTATATCCTTAGAGTCTAGCACCTTGTCTGGTACATtgaagagctcaataaatgtcaaatgATTGAATCATGGCATGCACCAATGGTTACTACAACTCTTTGTCCTCCAATTGTAATTCCTGCAAAATGTTGAGTCAGAAAAGTATATTATGCAAAAATAGAATGACAATCTCTGTGGTACAGGTTTTATAGAACCATGGGATTCTTGGCTGGAGGGGACTTAAGAGCCATTTGATCCAACCCCCTTATTTCAAAGATGAGAAACCTGAAGTCCCAGTGAATGAAGTGACTTGTCATGGTTTACTCCTCATAGGTGACAGAGCCTGAATTAGACATGAGTCAAAAGACCCATGTCCTGAGACACCAACCTAGCACCCTTTTTTACCACTGGGATAGAGAGATTCCCTGGTCTTATTTAGATGTGGCCTCAGCAGCCAAAGAAGTTGGAAGCTTTTTATTCCTACAGAGAAGTAATAAATTGTCTAACCCTCTTTATGTTATTTATGATGCTATTCagtcttttttcaaattttttattaaaaaattttttttttacccacaCTACACAGATGTAGCTATTCAATCGTtaaaacaactctatgaggttagtattactattttatagatggagaagtTAAATAGCTACCAGTTGAAAGTGGAAGTCAGGGTAGAGAGACATGCATCCCCTGCTATTCAGAGTTGGAATAAAGAATACattttccacagaaacagtggTACACAGTAGCATTAAAATTCTGCTATTAGTAGGGCATTTCAGAAGATAAAGTCAACTTTTATGGCCtgaatttatttcttcctataatgtgttttttattttcaattccaaCCCCATTGGTTCATATATAGGAATTGATAGGAACCACACTTTCACATCTCTCCCAATTGACCTTTGGGATATGTGCATAAAATTACTGAAATGAAGTGAacataataatttattatgttttctaaGAAGACTTTAGTATTATTCAGAGTGAAAGCatgtatttattcttcctaaAAAATAGTCATGCTAAGTATTTTACTCCTTTCTGTGAAGCAATAGTGGCACCTGGTGGTTTCATTTAGTAACCACagactttttgttttgcttgaatTTTGAATGAGCCCAGTCATGGGCTGCAGTAACTAGTGAGTCTGTTTCACATAGGTCCTCAGTATGGTTTATCTAAACTGGTGGCTTCTATGCTCAAAAAAAGACTAATGTTCATATGAGTaagatatatctttttttcaGTCTTAACAAATTGCAAGCACAGAAAATGTACTGGCTATTTGAATatatagaattttcttttcttttctttttcttttttttttttttttttttttgaggcagagtcttgttctgtcacccaggctggaatgcagtggtacgatctcagctcactgaaacctctgcctcctgagtccaagtgattttcctgcctcagccttctgagtagcggggactacaggcacaaccatgtccagctaatttttgtatttttagtagagacaggctttcatcatgttggccaggctggtctcgaactcctggcctcagatgatccacctgcctcagcctcccaaagtgctgggattataggcatgagccaccacgaatGGCTGTAGGATTTCCTTTAAGtaacttttgaagtttttttcctgatattaaaataaatatatgtattgcaGAAAAttggagaaacagaaaagtatgaggaagaaaaatacTCTTATGCCACCTACATATagccactgttaatattttgctgcaattatatatatattcactcatATATAAACACATTAACAAAACTAAGACTTTATACATAGATGTTTCATTTGACAGCAAAATTTAAATGTTCACAGtatcattttattaaacattctagaggacaatttttttctttcttttttgaagacagggtcttgctttgtcacccaggctggagtgcagtgcactcgGCCTGAAGCACGGCCCAtcgcagcctcaagctcctgggctgaagtgatcctcccaccttagcctcccaagtagctgggtgtagctgggaccacagacatgctaccatgccaggctaatttttgtattttttgtagagatggggtctttgtgttgcccaagctgatcttgaactcctgggctcaagcaatctgccctccttggcctcccaaattgctgtgattacaggtgtcagccaccacgcccagctgaggacataattttaattttttaaattttttatttattttttatttttatttatttattttttttgagatggagtctcactctgtcagccaggctggagtgcagtggcgccatcttggctcactgcaacctctgcctcctgggttcaagcgattcttctgcctcagctttccgagtagctgggattacaggcacatgccaccatgcctggctaattttttgtatttttagtagagacggtgttgtactgtgttagccaggatggtctcaatttcctgacctcgtgatccacccacctcagcctcccacagtgctgggattacaggcgtgagccactgcacgcagtccaggacataatttttaatagttacACATAATATTCCACTATTTAGTTTCAAAAAAGATTCTTTGCTGTTGACATTTATTTATGGTTTCCTTGTGTAACTCCAAAACAAACATCCTTGCAtgcaaatcttttattttattttattttattttgagacagggtctcgaagttgctcaggctggagtgcagtggtgtgatcacagctcactgcagtcttgaacctcccagggtcaaatgatccttccacctcagccacccaagtagctaggactacaggcacatgccactatgattggctaatttttaaattaaaaaaaaattttttttagagataaaatCTCCCTAGAGACAGAATCTCCCaattttgcccagactggtctcaaattcttgggctcagtgatcctactgccttggcctctcaaagtgctgggattacaggtgtgagccacaatgcccagctgcACATGAAtctttgattatttcctttagattcctagaagtggaattattgGGCtgaagtagtcttttttttttgagacagtcgcccagactggagtgcagtggctcaatctctgctcaccgcagcctccacctcccaggttcaagcgattctcctgcctcaacctcccaagtagctgggattacaggtgtgtgtcattactgcccagctaatttttgtattttttagtggaagcagagtttcaccatgttggccaggctggtcttaaactcctgaccacaaatgatccacctgcctcggcctcccagagtgctgggattataggcctgagccaccgctgGGCTGAGGTAGTctggatttatattttttcagttttctgaatttgAACTGAATTCAATTCAACTTTATTTGAAACTCTAAACAGCATGATGAACATGAAATAAAGGTAGAGCTAATGGCatattaatttctgaagtattccCATTTTGTCAAAATAATTAGCTTTAGATAGGCCATCCTCACCAATATACTGAGTAGTTTCCCCTCCCACCTGCTACAGGAAGTTTAAAAATTTGTGTATCTCCAAATGTCGGTATTCATATTCAATCCACTAAgctaggaaaaaaattgaaataaaattccaAACTGAAACAAAGGATGGTGAACGTATGATTATGTGGAAGTTAAGTGTGGTCTTTGAAAGGAGGTTGCTGGAGAAGGCAGTGGATGTGGGCTCAGCATGTATTTTGCAATGCTTAGCATCTGAATGGTTGTTGAGAGCAGTGGTATGAAATGTAGGCTGTGCAAGGAAATATGCTTTGGGGGATGGAAAATATTAAatcttttatatgtattatactgATACCTTTTTTACTTTCTGTACTTATGTGTACATTCCTACAATGTTATTTAAAACTATGCATTTATGagtaaacatacatgtatttTGGAGATATACTGTAAATATACCATAAGGTATATATCCACTTTCCATGAGGTATTTATGCAAAGGAAGGACCATGGATAAAATTTTTTTAGCATTATATCAATTTTCCTGTTGGTCACTATTTCTATAATGGGTTCTTGGGGAGATTAGAATCTCCAGGAAGATTTTTCAAACTCACATACCCAGGTATGTTAGTGCCCCTTACTGGGGCACTTGTAGTTTGTTAAAGTTTCCCTAAcaatcttgaaattttttttctccttcctccttatcCACTTATTTCACTTGAGAACCATTACTCTCTTTTAAGCTATCCAGATCTATGTCCTTAATCTAGCAGTAATTTATCAAAAACCCATATGATAAGAGAATTATTCTATAATGGTGTTggtaaagaaaatctaaaatagaaaaaaaatgccgACAATCGATTGGCTGATGAGGTGGGTGATGCCAGATGCAACACTGCTGGGCCTAccacaggagcaagagagaagccATGCATTCCATCTCAAGGCATCTGTGAGCCCATGTAGACACCATGAGCAAAGTTCACCTTCCCGAGTTGAAAAAATTTATAGACAAGAAGTTATCATTGAAATTAAATGGTGGCAGACATGTCCAAGGAATATTGTGGGGATTTGATCCCTTAATGAATCTTGTGATAGATGAGTGTGTGGAGATGGCAACCAGCGGGCAACAGAAGAATATTGGAATGGTGGTAATACAAAGAAATAGTATCATCACTTTAGAAACCTTGGAACGAGAATAAATAATGGCTGTTCAGCAGAGAAATTCCACGTCCCCTCTCCAAAGAGCCTGTTTTACTATGATGTAAAAATTAGGTCATGTACATTTTTATATCggactttttatattaaaaactttttgttaggctgggcacagtggctcacgcctataatcctagcactttgggaggccgaggcaggtggatcacctgaggtcaggagttcaagaccagcctggccaacatggtgaaaccccgtctctactaaaaatacaaaaattagctgggtgtggtggcgggcacctgtaatcccagctacttgggaggctgaggcaggagaatcgcttgaacctgggaggcagaggttgcagtgagtggagatcgcaccattgcactccaacctgggcaacaggagggaaactctgtctcaaaaaaaaaaaaaaaaattgttagataaacttttgtaatagtcaaaaaaagaaaatctaaaataaaaataggatttCATTTTCAGTTATGTGAACCATAATACAGAAATGCATCAAAAGAATCATTTATCAAGTAATAGTTATTACCATGAATTTGAAATCAGTTAAGTATTAAGacctagcaattttttttttttttttccagacagagtctcaccct
This window of the Pongo abelii isolate AG06213 chromosome 6, NHGRI_mPonAbe1-v2.0_pri, whole genome shotgun sequence genome carries:
- the LOC129060477 gene encoding small nuclear ribonucleoprotein G-like, with protein sequence MSKVHLPELKKFIDKKLSLKLNGGRHVQGILWGFDPLMNLVIDECVEMATSGQQKNIGMVVIQRNSIITLETLERE